The Mustelus asterias unplaced genomic scaffold, sMusAst1.hap1.1 HAP1_SCAFFOLD_560, whole genome shotgun sequence genome has a segment encoding these proteins:
- the LOC144487043 gene encoding uncharacterized protein LOC144487043 isoform X2, protein MEEKSTIHSGEKPYTCSVCGQGFKRSSGLSRHKRSHIRERPYKCGDCGKGFNYPVGLENHRRTHTGERPFTCPVCGKGFTQSAGLLIHQRIHSRERQFTCSKCGKGFTQSSALLMHWHTHTGERPFTCSVCGKGFTDFSALQRHQRVHTDRREFKCTECGKSFKTPRTLREHQYIHTGSTPFSCSHCQKGFRTSFHLVAHERIHTGERPFTCSECGKGFN, encoded by the coding sequence atggaagaaaaaagcaccattcacagtggggagaaaccatacacatgttctgtgtgtggacaaggcttcaaacgATCGTCTGGCCTGTCAAGACACAAGCGCAGTCACATCAGGGAGAGACCGtataaatgtggagactgtgggaaaggattcaattacccaGTTGGCCTGGAAAAtcaccgacgcactcacactggagagagaccttttacctgccctgtgtgtgggaagggattcactcagtcagctggCCTGTTgatacaccagcgcattcacagcagggagaggcagttcacctgctccaaatgtggaaaaggatttactcagtcatcggcCCTGCTGATGCATTGGCacactcacacaggggagaggccattcacctgctccgtgtgtgggaagggattcacagatttctctgccctgcagagacaccagcgagttcacaccgacaGGAGAGAGTTtaaatgcactgagtgtggaaagagttttAAAACTCCACGCACACTGCGGGAGCACCAGTACATTCACACCGGTTCcacaccgttcagctgctcccactgccagAAGGGGTTCAGGACATCATTCCACCTTGTGGCAcatgagcgcattcacactggagagaggccattcacctgctctgaatgtgggaagggatttaactga
- the LOC144487043 gene encoding uncharacterized protein LOC144487043 isoform X1, with protein sequence MKTLAHAPLADPRWWPLDWTWVSGGKKIRSCKHKSQSGFEAPARGLEGEELQTIVNQGSHQDLTESFDSSGSKYHRPLNMEEKSTIHSGEKPYTCSVCGQGFKRSSGLSRHKRSHIRERPYKCGDCGKGFNYPVGLENHRRTHTGERPFTCPVCGKGFTQSAGLLIHQRIHSRERQFTCSKCGKGFTQSSALLMHWHTHTGERPFTCSVCGKGFTDFSALQRHQRVHTDRREFKCTECGKSFKTPRTLREHQYIHTGSTPFSCSHCQKGFRTSFHLVAHERIHTGERPFTCSECGKGFN encoded by the exons ATGAAGACCCTGGCGCATGCGCCTCTCGCTGATCCAAGATGGTGGCCGTTAGACTGGACTTGGGTTTCGGGGGGAAAAAAGATCCGGAGCTGCAAACACAAATCTCAATCGGGGTTTGAGGCGCCCGCCAG gggattagaaggtgaGGAATTACAGACAATTGTAAATCAAGgatcacatcaagatctgacagagAGCTTTGATTCATCAGGATCTAAATATCATAGGCCAttaaacatggaagaaaaaagcaccattcacagtggggagaaaccatacacatgttctgtgtgtggacaaggcttcaaacgATCGTCTGGCCTGTCAAGACACAAGCGCAGTCACATCAGGGAGAGACCGtataaatgtggagactgtgggaaaggattcaattacccaGTTGGCCTGGAAAAtcaccgacgcactcacactggagagagaccttttacctgccctgtgtgtgggaagggattcactcagtcagctggCCTGTTgatacaccagcgcattcacagcagggagaggcagttcacctgctccaaatgtggaaaaggatttactcagtcatcggcCCTGCTGATGCATTGGCacactcacacaggggagaggccattcacctgctccgtgtgtgggaagggattcacagatttctctgccctgcagagacaccagcgagttcacaccgacaGGAGAGAGTTtaaatgcactgagtgtggaaagagttttAAAACTCCACGCACACTGCGGGAGCACCAGTACATTCACACCGGTTCcacaccgttcagctgctcccactgccagAAGGGGTTCAGGACATCATTCCACCTTGTGGCAcatgagcgcattcacactggagagaggccattcacctgctctgaatgtgggaagggatttaactga
- the LOC144487051 gene encoding LOW QUALITY PROTEIN: uncharacterized protein LOC144487051 (The sequence of the model RefSeq protein was modified relative to this genomic sequence to represent the inferred CDS: inserted 1 base in 1 codon), producing NHSEDKPFTCTECGKGFTRSSILLRHQQVHSEEKPFTCSMCGKRFTQSHNLVRHQRVHQGKDTCIMEKPWKCVDCGKGYRAPSELEVHRRSHTGERPFTCSQCEKGFNQLSSLRTHQRVHTGERPFTCCQCGKGFTRLSHLRTHQRVHTGERPFTCSQCGKGFTQLSSLQRHQRVHTGERPFTCSQCGKGFIELSSLQRHQRVHTGERPFICSQCGKGFTQLSSLQTHQRVHTGERPFTCSQCGEGFTWSSNLQSHQRVHTGERPFTCSQCGEGFTRSSHLQRHQRVHTGERPFTCSQCGKGFIRSSHLRIHQRVHTGERPFTCSQCGKGFRVSSQLLRHQRVHTGERPFTCSQCGKGFTVLSTLQRHQRIHTGERLFICSRCRKGFNQLSNLWTHMRIHTGERPFICSRCGKRFTRSSDLRTHQHVHTGERPFTCSQCGKRFTRSSDLRTHQHVHTGERPFTCSQCGKRFTRSSELRAHQRVHTGERMFTCSQCGKRFIWSSDLRRHQRVHTGERPFTCSQCGKGFSQLSTQQKHQQIHTGERPFTCSQCGKRFTQSSHLRRHQQVHTGERPFTCSQCGKGFSQLSNLQRHQQIHXGERPFTCSECGKEFTQLSHLLRHQ from the exons AATCACTCTGAGGACaaaccgttcacctgcactgagtgtgggaaaggattcacccgGTCATCcattctgctgagacaccaacaagttcacagtgaggagaagccgttcacttgttcgatgtgtggaaagagattcacccagtcacacaacctggtgagacaccagcgagttcacca aggcaaggacacctgcatcatggagaaaccatggaaatgtgtggactgtgggaagggatacagagccccatcagagctggaagttcatcggcgcagccacactggggagaggccattcacctgctctcagtgtgagaagggatttaatcagttatccagcttacggacacaccagcgagttcacactggggagaggccattcacctgctgtcagtgtgggaagggatttactcggttatcccacctgcggacacaccagcgagttcacactggggagaggccattcacctgctctcagtgtgggaagggattcactcagttatccagtctgcagagacaccagcgagttcacactggggagaggccgttcacctgctctcagtgtgggaagggattcattgagttatccagcctgcagagacaccagcgagttcacactggggagaggccgttcatctgctctcagtgtgggaagggattcactcagttatccagcctgcagacacaccagcgagttcacactggggagaggccattcacctgctctcagtgtggggagggattcacttggtcatccaacctgcagtcacaccagcgagttcacactggggagagaccatttacctgctctcaatgtggggagggattcactcgatcatcccacctgcagagacaccagcgagttcacactggggagagaccgttcacctgctctcagtgtgggaagggattcattcggtcatcccacctgaggatacaccagcgagttcacactggggagaggccgttcacctgctctcagtgtgggaagggattcagagtttcatcccagctgctgagac accagcgagttcacactggagagagaccgttcacctgctctcagtgtggaaagggattcactgtgttatccactttgcagagacaccagcgaattcacactggggagaggctgtttatctgctctcggtgtaggaagggattcaaccagttatccaatctatggacacacatgcgaattcatactggggagaggccattcatctgctctcgttgtgggaagagattcactcggtcatccgacctgcggacacatcagcacgttcacaccggggagaggccattcacctgctctcagtgtgggaagagattcactcggtcatccgacctgcggacacaccagcacgttcacaccggggagaggccattcacctgctctcagtgtgggaagagattcactcggtcatccgagctgcgggcacaccagcgagttcacactggggagaggatgttcacctgctctcagtgtgggaagagattcatttggtcatccgacctgcggagacaccagcgagttcacactggggagaggccattcacctgctctcagtgtgggaagggtttcagtcagttatccacccagcagaaacaccagcaaattcacactggagagaggccgttcacctgctctcagtgtgggaagagattcactcagtcatcccacctgcggagacaccagcaagttcacactggggagaggccatttacttgctctcagtgtgggaagggtttcagtcagttatccaacctgcagagacaccagcaaattc atggggagagaccattcacctgctctgagtgtgggaaggaattcactcagttatcccacctgttgagacatcagtga